From a single Gemmatimonadota bacterium genomic region:
- a CDS encoding prohibitin family protein produces the protein MGLMILAVMVILVGGLVRLAGTRTKAPGSTKVASYLIMLFGLFLAFANTVTMVDVGEVGVKHFLGRVDTDPLFQGVHVINPFANITKMSVREQAFPSDGGVERIEAQTSEQLTVMLEVSILFKLDGARAPDLYQRLGTEEQIKSSIVLNAVRNGVRDAVATKSINEIFSPNRREIATEMKSAIQAKAGDRIEVLDVFVRDIQAPDLVRSAIEEKLQREQQVAAERFQTEIIQEKARQQAEEAKGIAEAQRIISQGLTPEYLTFFYIQQLSSLGEGNVVYVPTEGGIPLIRNLR, from the coding sequence ATGGGCCTGATGATCCTGGCGGTGATGGTGATCCTGGTAGGCGGCCTGGTGCGCCTGGCGGGGACGCGAACCAAGGCACCGGGGAGCACCAAGGTCGCGAGCTATCTGATCATGCTCTTCGGGCTGTTCCTGGCCTTCGCCAACACCGTGACCATGGTGGACGTCGGTGAGGTGGGGGTGAAGCACTTCCTCGGGCGGGTGGACACCGATCCGCTCTTCCAGGGCGTGCACGTCATCAACCCCTTCGCCAACATCACCAAGATGTCCGTCCGCGAGCAGGCGTTCCCGTCGGACGGAGGCGTGGAGCGGATCGAGGCCCAGACCTCGGAGCAGCTCACTGTGATGCTGGAGGTCTCGATCCTCTTCAAGCTGGACGGTGCGCGGGCGCCGGATCTGTACCAGCGCCTGGGCACCGAGGAACAGATCAAGAGCAGCATCGTGTTGAACGCCGTCCGCAACGGTGTGCGCGACGCAGTGGCCACCAAGTCCATCAACGAGATCTTCTCGCCCAACCGGAGGGAGATCGCCACCGAGATGAAGTCGGCCATCCAGGCCAAAGCCGGTGACCGCATCGAGGTACTGGACGTCTTCGTGCGCGACATCCAGGCGCCCGACCTGGTCCGGTCCGCCATCGAGGAGAAGCTGCAGCGCGAGCAGCAGGTGGCCGCGGAGCGCTTCCAGACGGAGATCATCCAGGAGAAGGCACGCCAGCAGGCCGAAGAGGCCAAGGGCATCGCGGAAGCCCAACGGATCATCTCACAGGGCCTGACCCCCGAATACCTCACCTTCTTCTACATCCAGCAGCTTTCCAGCCTCGGTGAGGGCAACGTGGTCTATGTGCCCACCGAAGGCGGGATCCCGCTCATCCGCAACCTGCGGTAG
- the leuS gene encoding leucine--tRNA ligase, giving the protein MASETRTAYSPSAVEHKWQSTWEERGTNRFTLAELSGTPERPYYNLMMFPYPSAEGLHVGNIYAFTGADVHGRYRRLLGHRVFEPIGFDAFGIHSENFALKVGVHPMDLIPKNVANFTRQLRRIGGMFDWTHTVDTTDPAYYAWTQWIFVQLFNAGLAERKEAPVNWCPSCMTVLANEQVIAGRCERCDTPVEQRRIAQWFFKITNYAGRLLDNLETLDWSDTTRKAQQNWIGRSEGATIHFPVVGSDARIEVFTTRPDTIFGATYMVLAPEHPLVDQVVSAEQRAAVSAYRDEARRTDLVSRQKTDKSKTGVFTGGHCRNPATGEDIPIWVADYVLMGYGSGAIMAVPGHDQRDFEFASAFGLPIVRVVAPPDGSADDPLTEPYVDNQNGRLVHSGRFDGLSVADGKATIIDWLVDENLGDRRINYRLHDWCISRQRYWGPPIPVIHCDACGPVAVPESELPVILPRVDDFKPDESGVSPLARVESWYRTTCPSCGAEARRETDVSDTFLDSAWYFLRYPSTDFADRPFDERVTKNWLPVDCYIGGNEHAVLHLMYSRFVTMALRDLGHLEFEEPFTRFRAHGLIIREGAKMSKSKGNVIVPDPIIEEFGADTFRLYLMFLGPFEEGGDYRDEGIQGPFGFLHRLWDTAVSVAESEANGVAPAADPDVERKLHQTIAQVTDQLGQLQYNTSIAAMMECLNVVRAGGRASCRAEIEPLIVMVAPFAPHIAEELWSRLGHGTSIFDGGNWPTFDSDKARETQVTVAVQVNGKTRATIQVPAGADQTAAEAAARADVGVARHLEGTNVRRVIYVPERLLNFVVG; this is encoded by the coding sequence ATGGCGAGCGAGACCCGGACGGCCTACTCCCCCTCCGCCGTCGAACACAAGTGGCAGTCGACCTGGGAGGAACGCGGCACCAACCGCTTCACCCTGGCGGAACTGAGCGGCACGCCCGAGAGGCCCTACTACAACCTGATGATGTTCCCTTACCCCTCCGCCGAGGGGCTGCACGTGGGCAACATCTATGCGTTCACAGGGGCGGACGTGCACGGCCGCTACCGCCGCCTGCTCGGACACCGGGTCTTCGAGCCCATCGGCTTCGACGCATTCGGGATCCACTCGGAGAACTTCGCGCTCAAAGTGGGCGTGCACCCGATGGACCTGATCCCGAAGAATGTGGCCAACTTCACGCGCCAGCTGCGTCGCATCGGCGGGATGTTCGACTGGACGCACACCGTCGATACCACCGACCCGGCCTACTACGCCTGGACGCAGTGGATCTTCGTGCAGCTCTTCAACGCAGGCTTGGCCGAACGCAAGGAGGCGCCGGTCAACTGGTGCCCGTCTTGCATGACGGTGCTGGCCAACGAACAGGTGATCGCAGGCCGCTGCGAGCGCTGTGACACCCCGGTGGAGCAGCGCCGCATCGCGCAGTGGTTCTTCAAGATCACGAACTACGCCGGTCGACTCCTGGACAACCTGGAGACGCTGGACTGGTCGGACACCACACGGAAGGCCCAGCAGAACTGGATCGGGCGTAGCGAAGGGGCCACCATCCACTTTCCCGTGGTGGGCAGCGACGCTCGCATCGAGGTGTTCACCACGAGGCCCGACACGATCTTCGGCGCCACCTACATGGTGCTGGCTCCGGAGCATCCACTGGTCGATCAGGTCGTGTCGGCGGAGCAGCGCGCGGCCGTGTCCGCCTACCGCGACGAGGCACGGCGCACCGACCTGGTGTCGCGGCAGAAGACGGACAAGTCGAAGACGGGCGTGTTCACGGGTGGACACTGCCGCAATCCGGCGACCGGCGAGGACATCCCCATCTGGGTGGCGGACTACGTGCTGATGGGATACGGCAGTGGCGCCATCATGGCGGTGCCGGGACACGACCAGCGCGACTTCGAGTTTGCCTCGGCATTCGGGCTGCCGATCGTGCGCGTGGTCGCCCCTCCGGACGGGTCGGCGGACGACCCGCTCACCGAGCCCTACGTGGACAACCAGAATGGGCGCCTGGTCCACTCGGGTCGCTTCGACGGACTGTCGGTGGCGGACGGCAAGGCCACCATCATCGATTGGCTGGTCGACGAGAATCTCGGCGATCGTCGCATCAACTACCGGCTGCACGACTGGTGCATCTCACGCCAGCGCTACTGGGGCCCGCCCATTCCAGTCATCCACTGCGATGCGTGTGGACCCGTGGCCGTGCCGGAGTCGGAACTGCCGGTGATCCTGCCCCGGGTGGACGACTTCAAGCCGGACGAATCCGGTGTGAGTCCGCTGGCGCGTGTGGAGAGCTGGTACCGGACCACCTGTCCGTCCTGTGGAGCCGAAGCGCGTCGCGAAACGGACGTCTCCGACACGTTCCTGGATTCCGCGTGGTACTTCCTGCGCTATCCGTCCACCGACTTCGCCGACCGCCCTTTCGATGAGCGCGTGACGAAGAACTGGCTGCCCGTCGACTGTTACATCGGCGGCAACGAACACGCGGTCCTGCACCTGATGTACTCGCGTTTTGTGACCATGGCGTTGCGTGACCTGGGCCACCTGGAGTTCGAGGAGCCTTTCACACGCTTCCGCGCGCACGGACTGATCATCCGTGAAGGCGCCAAGATGTCCAAGAGCAAGGGCAACGTCATCGTTCCCGATCCGATCATCGAGGAGTTCGGAGCAGACACGTTCCGACTCTACCTGATGTTCCTGGGCCCCTTCGAGGAGGGCGGCGACTACCGCGACGAGGGCATCCAGGGTCCTTTCGGCTTCCTGCACCGGCTGTGGGACACCGCTGTCTCCGTCGCGGAGTCGGAAGCCAACGGCGTCGCTCCCGCAGCCGACCCGGACGTGGAGCGCAAGCTGCACCAGACCATCGCCCAGGTCACCGATCAGCTCGGGCAGCTCCAGTACAACACCTCCATCGCGGCCATGATGGAGTGCCTGAATGTCGTGCGCGCCGGCGGTCGGGCCTCCTGCCGTGCGGAGATCGAACCGTTGATCGTCATGGTGGCCCCCTTCGCGCCGCACATCGCCGAGGAACTGTGGTCCCGCCTGGGCCACGGCACCAGCATCTTCGATGGTGGCAACTGGCCGACCTTCGACTCGGACAAGGCCCGCGAGACGCAGGTGACCGTGGCCGTTCAGGTCAATGGGAAGACGCGCGCGACGATCCAGGTGCCCGCCGGGGCCGACCAGACAGCGGCTGAGGCCGCCGCCCGGGCAGACGTCGGTGTGGCACGACACCTGGAAGGAACGAACGTGCGGCGGGTCATCTATGTTCCGGAGCGTCTCCTCAACTTCGTGGTGGGGTAG
- a CDS encoding rhodanese-like domain-containing protein, which translates to MSDAARLPEMTPTELKERLDQEQPVVLVDVREPHEWQIADLGEYGPVRMPMGEFLERMRELDPSANVVVYCRSGGRSAWAVRQLLHAGYSKVFNLKGGILAWRDEVDPSLSAY; encoded by the coding sequence ATGAGCGACGCCGCCCGCCTTCCCGAGATGACTCCGACCGAGCTCAAGGAACGGCTCGATCAGGAGCAGCCCGTGGTGCTGGTCGATGTCCGCGAGCCACACGAGTGGCAGATCGCGGATCTCGGCGAATACGGTCCAGTGCGAATGCCCATGGGCGAGTTCCTGGAACGCATGCGCGAGCTGGATCCGTCCGCAAACGTGGTGGTGTACTGTCGTTCGGGGGGCCGCAGCGCCTGGGCGGTGCGCCAGCTGCTCCATGCCGGCTACTCGAAGGTGTTCAACCTCAAGGGTGGGATCCTCGCCTGGCGGGACGAGGTCGACCCTTCGCTGTCGGCCTACTGA
- a CDS encoding DPP IV N-terminal domain-containing protein, protein MFSSLELQCTRLLPVVALSTCLGVSDLSAQTPAPAAYAPDSLTADDYRHAESLLGSSLGAAMVSGSIRPTWISDNSFWYRGRTERGWEFLRVDAERRRKTPAFDQEALARALSAATRFQIDPYNLPFGSFEYAEGGIRFSLQRQLWFCPTEGPCREDRTSVPPNSIVSPDGRRAAFIRDHNLWVRELSDGSERALTSDGVEDFGYATNNAGWVRSDRPVLAWSPDSKKIATFQHDARGVGEMYLVSTGVGHPELDRWKYPLPEDSVVFRIQRVVLHVDDGRVVRLQIPPDVHRSTICDHISCGGEFSDVEWTPDSEELAFVSSTRDHKEARLRMADPETGAVREVLMERVETFFESGNDMVNWHVLPESNEVLWYSQRDDWGHLYLYDLASGRLKRQVTSGDWNVLQVRHIDHDQRQVYFTGAGREPGDPYFEYFYRVGLDDGRVSLLSPDSLHHDIATSPTGRWFVDSGSTPVDPGRVVLRDARGRERMVLERPSSAALLAAGWKPPIPFTVKARDGVTDLYGLMYTPSTLDPAKKYPVVNYIYPGPQTGSVGSRTFNSARRDHQALAELGFIVVELDAMGTPMRSKSFHTAYYGNMGDNGLPDQVAGIRQLATDRPWMDLDRVGIWGHSGGGFASTAGILRFPDFYKVAVSQAGNHDNRNYEDDWGEKWQGLLKTLSDSTTSYDNQANQLLAGNLKGKLLLAHGTMDDNVPPSNTLVVADALIAANKDFDLIMMTNRRHGFAMEPYMMRRRWDYFVKHLLGAEPPKEFEFGRRPVS, encoded by the coding sequence ATGTTCAGTTCGCTCGAGCTCCAGTGCACGCGCCTGCTACCGGTCGTCGCCCTCTCCACCTGCCTGGGCGTGAGCGACCTGTCGGCCCAGACCCCGGCCCCGGCGGCCTACGCACCTGACTCGCTCACCGCCGACGACTACCGTCACGCCGAGAGTTTGCTGGGCTCGAGCCTCGGCGCCGCCATGGTCTCGGGCTCCATCCGACCCACGTGGATCAGCGACAACAGCTTCTGGTACCGCGGACGCACGGAGCGGGGGTGGGAGTTCCTGCGGGTGGATGCCGAACGGCGCCGGAAGACACCCGCGTTCGATCAGGAAGCCCTGGCCCGTGCGCTGTCGGCGGCCACTCGCTTCCAGATCGATCCCTACAACCTCCCCTTCGGGAGCTTCGAGTACGCCGAAGGCGGCATTCGCTTCTCCCTGCAGCGTCAGCTCTGGTTCTGCCCCACCGAGGGACCCTGTCGGGAGGATCGCACCAGCGTGCCGCCCAACTCCATCGTCTCCCCCGACGGACGGCGCGCTGCATTCATCCGCGACCACAACCTGTGGGTCCGCGAGTTGAGCGACGGCAGTGAGCGCGCACTGACCAGCGATGGTGTCGAAGACTTCGGCTACGCCACCAACAACGCGGGCTGGGTGCGCTCGGACCGACCTGTCCTGGCCTGGTCGCCCGACTCCAAGAAGATCGCCACGTTTCAACACGACGCCCGCGGTGTGGGCGAGATGTATCTCGTCAGCACGGGCGTGGGGCACCCCGAGCTCGACCGTTGGAAGTACCCGCTCCCTGAGGATTCGGTGGTCTTCCGCATCCAGCGGGTGGTGCTGCATGTCGATGACGGCCGCGTAGTCCGTTTGCAGATCCCCCCTGACGTGCATCGCTCCACCATCTGTGACCATATCTCCTGTGGCGGCGAGTTCTCCGACGTGGAGTGGACGCCCGACAGCGAAGAACTGGCGTTCGTCTCCAGCACCCGGGACCACAAGGAAGCCCGCCTTCGCATGGCCGACCCGGAGACGGGTGCGGTCCGCGAGGTCCTGATGGAGCGGGTGGAGACGTTCTTCGAATCCGGCAACGACATGGTCAACTGGCATGTCCTCCCGGAGTCCAACGAAGTGCTCTGGTATTCGCAGCGGGACGATTGGGGCCACCTCTACTTGTACGACCTGGCCAGCGGCCGCTTGAAGCGACAGGTGACCTCCGGTGACTGGAACGTGCTCCAGGTCAGACACATCGACCATGATCAACGTCAGGTGTATTTCACCGGGGCGGGTCGTGAGCCGGGTGACCCCTATTTCGAGTACTTCTACCGCGTCGGGTTGGACGACGGACGGGTCTCGCTCTTGTCGCCGGACAGCCTGCACCACGACATCGCCACCTCACCCACGGGTCGCTGGTTCGTGGATTCCGGCTCGACCCCGGTCGATCCTGGGCGGGTGGTGCTCCGGGACGCACGCGGGCGCGAACGGATGGTGCTGGAGCGACCGTCCAGCGCGGCCCTCCTGGCGGCGGGCTGGAAGCCCCCCATCCCGTTCACGGTAAAGGCGCGCGACGGCGTCACCGATCTGTACGGGCTCATGTACACGCCCAGCACCCTGGATCCGGCCAAGAAGTACCCGGTCGTCAACTACATCTACCCGGGCCCGCAGACGGGCTCGGTCGGGAGTCGGACCTTCAACTCGGCGCGTCGTGATCATCAGGCATTGGCCGAGCTGGGCTTCATCGTGGTCGAGCTCGATGCCATGGGCACGCCCATGCGGTCCAAGTCGTTCCACACCGCCTACTACGGCAACATGGGTGACAACGGTCTGCCCGATCAGGTCGCCGGCATCCGCCAGCTCGCTACCGATCGGCCCTGGATGGACCTCGACCGCGTGGGCATCTGGGGCCACAGCGGGGGTGGCTTCGCGTCCACGGCGGGCATTCTGCGCTTTCCCGACTTCTACAAGGTGGCGGTCTCGCAGGCGGGCAATCACGACAATCGCAACTACGAAGACGATTGGGGTGAGAAGTGGCAGGGCCTGCTGAAGACCCTCTCCGACAGCACCACGTCCTATGACAACCAGGCCAACCAGCTGCTGGCCGGGAACCTCAAGGGCAAGCTGCTGCTTGCCCACGGCACCATGGACGACAACGTGCCCCCGTCCAACACCCTGGTGGTCGCAGACGCCCTGATCGCGGCCAACAAGGACTTCGATCTCATCATGATGACGAACCGTCGTCATGGGTTCGCCATGGAGCCGTACATGATGCGACGGCGCTGGGACTACTTCGTGAAGCACCTGCTGGGAGCAGAACCACCCAAGGAGTTCGAGTTCGGCCGGCGGCCCGTGTCGTGA
- a CDS encoding aminopeptidase: MDRPGAGGSAALRRGPCTDSARRHGSRLLVGLAFWLGTSACSPLYVIRAGLAEARILSARRPLAEVILDGQTDARLQGKLTLTREARIYAVEELGLDAGDAFTSYSALERDTLAMVVSAAYRTRLAARTWWFPIVGHVPYRAYFDFEAGARERAKLEAEGFDALLRPTSAFSTLGWFADPLLSTTARADEVSLVETVLHELSHNHLFVPGQVTFNESFAQFVGNVGAMRFFCTRPGGGADTVWCRRAQARWRDEIRFSQFIDGLVAELETLYGRTDLSEAEKLSGREAVFQRHRERFASEVQPTFEAGRYQSFLDQPLNNATLLGRMRYYHRLGDFDQLWRGMDQDLPGVLRALRAQAATVADPWELLPTGR, encoded by the coding sequence ATGGACCGTCCCGGCGCGGGGGGCAGCGCGGCACTCCGGCGCGGCCCGTGCACGGACTCCGCCCGGCGCCACGGGAGCCGCCTGCTCGTGGGGCTCGCCTTCTGGCTGGGGACCTCAGCCTGTTCGCCCCTCTACGTGATCCGGGCCGGACTGGCCGAAGCTCGCATCTTGTCCGCGCGGCGGCCCCTGGCCGAGGTCATCCTGGACGGCCAGACCGATGCGCGGCTGCAAGGCAAGCTGACCCTGACGCGTGAGGCGCGCATCTATGCCGTCGAGGAGCTCGGCCTCGACGCTGGAGACGCGTTCACGAGCTACTCCGCGCTCGAGCGAGATACGCTGGCCATGGTCGTCTCGGCGGCCTATCGCACGCGGCTGGCCGCCAGGACCTGGTGGTTCCCGATCGTGGGACACGTACCGTACCGCGCCTACTTCGACTTCGAAGCAGGTGCCCGAGAACGCGCCAAGCTGGAAGCGGAGGGCTTCGACGCACTCCTCCGCCCCACCTCGGCGTTCAGCACGCTCGGCTGGTTCGCCGACCCCCTCCTGTCCACCACCGCTCGCGCGGACGAGGTGTCGCTGGTCGAGACGGTGCTGCACGAGCTCTCCCACAACCACCTGTTCGTTCCGGGCCAGGTCACCTTCAACGAGAGCTTCGCGCAGTTCGTGGGCAACGTGGGCGCCATGCGGTTCTTCTGCACACGTCCGGGGGGAGGCGCCGACACCGTGTGGTGCCGACGCGCCCAGGCCCGCTGGCGGGACGAGATCCGCTTCTCGCAGTTCATCGATGGGTTGGTCGCCGAGCTCGAAACGCTCTACGGCCGCACCGACCTGTCGGAAGCGGAGAAGCTGTCCGGTCGCGAAGCGGTGTTCCAGCGCCACCGCGAACGCTTCGCGTCCGAGGTCCAACCCACCTTCGAGGCGGGCCGCTACCAGAGCTTCCTGGACCAGCCTCTGAACAACGCGACCCTACTGGGCCGCATGCGGTACTACCACCGCCTCGGCGACTTCGACCAGCTGTGGCGAGGGATGGATCAGGACCTCCCTGGGGTCTTGCGTGCGCTGCGGGCCCAGGCAGCGACCGTCGCCGACCCCTGGGAGCTGCTGCCGACGGGCCGCTGA